From Mustela erminea isolate mMusErm1 chromosome 1, mMusErm1.Pri, whole genome shotgun sequence, a single genomic window includes:
- the LOC116597191 gene encoding carbonyl reductase [NADPH] 1 codes for MSSVNRVALVTGSNKGIGFAIVRDLCRQFSGDVVLTARDEARGRAAVQQLQAEGLSPRFHLLDIDDLQSIRALRDFLRKEYGGLDVLVNNAGIAFKTNDPTPFHIQAEVTMKTNFFGTRDVCTELLPLMKSQGRVVNVSSMVSLRALKNCSPELQQKFRSEIITEEELVGLMNKFVEDTKKGVHRKEGWPDTAYGVTKIGVTVLSRIHARKLSEQRKGDKILLNACCPGWVRTDMAGPKATKSPEEGAETPVYLALLPSDAEGPHGAFVMEKKVEQW; via the exons ATGTCGTCAGTCAACCGAGTGGCGCTGGTGACCGGGTCCAACAAGGGCATCGGCTTCGCTATCGTGCGTGACCTGTGCCGGCAGTTCTCAGGGGACGTGGTGCTCACGGCGCGGGACGAGGCGCGGGGTCGCGCGGCCGTGCAGCAGCTCCAGGCCGAGGGCCTGAGTCCCCGCTTCCACCTGCTGGACATCGACGACCTGCAGAGCATCCGCGCCCTGCGCGACTTCCTGCGCAAGGAGTACGGGGGCCTGGACGTGCTGGTCAACAACGCGGGCATCGCATTCAAGA CTAATGATCCCACACCGTTTCATATTCAAGCAGAAGTGACCATGAAAACAAACTTCTTTGGTACCCGAGATGTGTGCACAGAACTCCTGCCTCTGATGAAATCCCAAG GCAGGGTGGTGAACGTGTCCAGCATGGTGAGTCTGCGGGCCCTGAAAAATTGCAGCCCAGAGCTGCAGCAGAAGTTCAGAAGTGAGATCATCACAGAGGAGGAGCTGGTGGGGCTCATGAACAAGTTCGTGGAAGACACGAAGAAAGGCGTGCACAGGAAGGAGGGCTGGCCCGATACTGCCTATGGAGTGACAAAAATCGGCGTCACGGTCCTCTCCAGAATCCATGCCAGGAAACTGAGTGAGCAGAGGAAAGGGGACAAGATCCTCCTGAACGCCTGCTGCCCTGGGTGGGTGAGAACAGACATGGCAGGACCTAAAGCCACTAAAAGCCCAGAAGAAGGAGCAGAGACCCCTGTCTACTTGGCCCTTCTGCCCTCAGATGCTGAGGGGCCTCATGGGGCATTTGTTATGGAGAAGAAAGTTGAACAATGGTGA